A portion of the Stigmatella aurantiaca DW4/3-1 genome contains these proteins:
- a CDS encoding class I tRNA ligase family protein, whose product MRSTLHAALSHLDGFDPDRDAVPPEALLPQDARIREQLAEVVARVRPAYENGEFHEVVAAVGDFCADVRSTESFDSLPEGTARRSAQTALYEVASTLARLVAPLSSFTAEDVWQALPGKKAESVFLAGFPESVGAGVPD is encoded by the coding sequence GTGCGGAGCACCCTGCACGCCGCGCTGAGCCATCTGGACGGCTTCGACCCTGACCGCGACGCGGTGCCCCCGGAGGCGTTGCTGCCTCAGGATGCGCGGATTCGGGAACAATTGGCGGAGGTGGTGGCGCGGGTCCGTCCGGCCTATGAGAACGGCGAGTTCCACGAGGTCGTCGCGGCGGTGGGGGACTTCTGTGCGGACGTGCGGTCCACCGAGTCCTTCGACAGCCTCCCGGAGGGCACGGCGCGGCGCAGCGCCCAGACGGCGCTGTACGAGGTGGCCTCCACCCTGGCGCGCTTGGTGGCCCCGCTCTCGAGCTTCACGGCCGAAGACGTGTGGCAAGCCCTGCCCGGGAAGAAGGCGGAGAGCGTCTTCCTCGCGGGCTTCCCGGAGTCCGTTGGCGCAGGCGTTCCAGACTAG
- a CDS encoding class I tRNA ligase family protein has protein sequence MPPSDFQDPQTLARRESQRLAWWAERGIWARLQEKNAAAAPFVVAGGPVDAQPVLSVDAASTRILQDVVAKFRHLSGRRCDVLPGWSVHGLALERAVEQRLQEENADRQALSPEGFLERCRAYVRECNGLQEAELQRWGVWGGGAPPFWTLEASFAARELRELAALARQGGLTRLQKPAFWCPRDQTVLGEEEVEDAPRQSPSLYMAFRAGPELAERLPMLAGREVFFLVWTSAPWMLPANQSLSVNGDFEYVFYQLGERVICAARTLLAKALAEVKGDELVKKTAHLRGGDVETVGFEDPRRILAYASGEDLEHLTYQHPWLERTGRVVLSPQVTDEVGTGCVLTPPEPGAQGVDLSSAVREDGRSVELLAERGALLNEKTDTVEHPVPHCRFCHQPVLHQPLDQWCIPMDRALEGGKTPRELALEAVDRVRWLPEEAHGRIRRALEGQKERGLGRQRRWGVPLPVAFCEGCDEALALPEAMERVADAVEKEGVGVWFRTPVEAFLGPDVRCARCGGSAFRRGTEVLDARFDAACMFPAVLERWQRRAADLCLEGVAPHGGWFLASLQVGAGIRAQALALACLTHGPEVSPGRVFPVETLRQQYGAEVLRLWVATPRRSSGSAPAGRRPSGGEPGPCAGAEHPARRAEPSGRLRP, from the coding sequence ATGCCCCCGAGCGACTTCCAGGACCCCCAGACCCTGGCGCGGCGCGAGTCCCAGAGGCTCGCCTGGTGGGCCGAGCGCGGCATCTGGGCGCGGCTCCAGGAGAAGAACGCGGCCGCGGCGCCCTTCGTGGTGGCAGGCGGGCCCGTGGACGCCCAGCCCGTTCTCTCGGTGGACGCCGCGTCCACCCGGATCCTCCAGGACGTCGTGGCGAAGTTCCGCCACCTCTCCGGGCGCCGGTGTGACGTCCTCCCGGGGTGGAGTGTGCACGGTCTGGCCCTGGAGCGAGCCGTGGAGCAGCGGCTCCAGGAAGAGAACGCGGACCGGCAAGCGCTGTCTCCGGAAGGGTTCCTGGAGCGGTGCCGCGCGTACGTACGGGAGTGCAACGGCCTCCAGGAGGCGGAGCTTCAGCGGTGGGGGGTGTGGGGAGGCGGAGCCCCCCCGTTCTGGACGCTGGAGGCTTCCTTCGCGGCGCGGGAGCTGCGGGAGCTGGCCGCCCTCGCGCGCCAGGGAGGGCTCACCCGGCTCCAGAAGCCGGCGTTCTGGTGCCCGCGGGACCAGACGGTGCTGGGCGAGGAGGAAGTGGAGGACGCGCCTCGCCAGAGCCCCTCCTTATATATGGCCTTCCGGGCTGGGCCGGAGCTGGCCGAGCGGTTGCCGATGCTCGCGGGCCGGGAGGTCTTCTTCCTCGTGTGGACCTCGGCGCCCTGGATGCTGCCGGCGAACCAGAGCCTCTCGGTGAACGGGGACTTCGAGTACGTCTTCTATCAGCTGGGCGAGCGTGTCATCTGCGCGGCCCGGACGTTGCTCGCGAAGGCGCTGGCCGAGGTGAAGGGGGACGAGCTGGTGAAGAAGACGGCGCACCTGCGGGGCGGAGACGTCGAGACGGTGGGCTTCGAGGATCCCCGGCGAATCCTCGCGTACGCGAGCGGCGAGGACCTGGAGCACCTCACCTACCAGCACCCTTGGCTGGAGCGGACGGGCCGGGTGGTGCTCAGCCCCCAAGTGACGGACGAGGTGGGCACGGGATGCGTGCTCACACCTCCAGAGCCTGGTGCCCAGGGCGTGGACCTCTCCAGCGCCGTGCGCGAGGACGGGCGCTCCGTGGAGTTGCTGGCGGAGCGGGGCGCGCTGCTCAACGAGAAGACGGACACGGTGGAGCACCCTGTGCCGCACTGCCGGTTCTGTCACCAGCCCGTGCTCCACCAGCCCCTGGACCAGTGGTGCATCCCGATGGATCGCGCGCTCGAGGGGGGAAAGACGCCGCGCGAACTGGCGCTGGAGGCCGTGGACCGGGTGAGGTGGTTGCCCGAGGAGGCGCACGGCCGCATCCGCCGTGCGCTGGAAGGGCAGAAGGAGCGGGGCCTCGGCCGGCAGCGGCGCTGGGGCGTTCCGCTGCCCGTGGCCTTCTGTGAGGGGTGCGATGAGGCCCTCGCCCTGCCCGAGGCGATGGAGCGCGTGGCCGACGCCGTGGAGAAAGAAGGCGTGGGCGTCTGGTTCCGCACGCCGGTCGAAGCGTTCCTGGGCCCGGACGTCCGGTGCGCGCGGTGTGGCGGGAGCGCTTTCCGGCGGGGGACGGAGGTTCTGGACGCGCGGTTCGACGCGGCGTGCATGTTCCCGGCGGTGCTGGAGCGGTGGCAGCGCCGTGCCGCGGACCTCTGCCTGGAGGGCGTCGCGCCTCACGGGGGTTGGTTCCTCGCGTCCTTGCAGGTGGGGGCGGGGATCCGTGCGCAGGCGCTGGCGTTGGCCTGCCTCACGCATGGCCCCGAGGTGTCCCCGGGCAGAGTCTTTCCCGTGGAGACGCTCCGTCAGCAGTACGGCGCGGAGGTCCTTCGGCTCTGGGTGGCCACCCCAAGGCGCTCGTCAGGATCCGCGCCTGCGGGAAGACGCCCTAGCGGCGGTGAGCCAGGACCATGCGCAGGTGCGGAGCACCCTGCACGCCGCGCTGAGCCATCTGGACGGCTTCGACCCTGA
- a CDS encoding sigma 54-interacting transcriptional regulator — translation MDLQPGTGPHKCRLLVVAGPDAGRSLVTDKERLTVGAHPENDLVLVEDRTASRHHFEIQFTGRGPLLVDLGSTNGTFLDGRRVERAYLSPASQVRAGSSVITFSPVTEDAGLSPEQDSKLCGMVGQSTKMRQIFGLIQRIAPMNVSVIIQGETGTGKELVARAIHELSERSKGPMVVLDCGAIPPNLIESELFGHEKGAFTGAVSGRPGAFERAHGGTIFLDELGELRLDLQPKLLRVLENREVRRVGGNDVIGVDCRVIAATNRDLLKEVASGNFREDLYFRLSVIHIPLPPLRQRRDDIPLILKRALAEPEVVERHGRKHFSSEAMGLLMAYAWPGNVRELMNVLSHVLTFSDGEELLPAHLPARVRGQAREGPLPFNEHLAFKDAKEQLLENFEREYITSVLGRCEGNLSRAARESGLHRKSIERLVKKYQLDAKGMKPR, via the coding sequence ATGGACCTTCAACCTGGCACTGGACCCCACAAGTGCCGCCTGCTCGTGGTGGCGGGACCGGACGCAGGGCGCTCGCTGGTGACCGACAAGGAGCGGCTGACCGTGGGCGCCCACCCGGAGAACGATCTCGTTCTCGTGGAGGACCGCACCGCCAGCCGCCACCACTTCGAAATCCAGTTCACCGGGCGCGGCCCCCTGCTGGTGGACCTCGGCTCCACCAACGGCACCTTCCTGGATGGCCGCCGGGTCGAGCGCGCCTACCTCTCGCCTGCCTCCCAGGTCCGCGCCGGCTCCAGCGTCATCACCTTTTCTCCCGTGACCGAGGACGCGGGGCTCTCGCCCGAGCAGGACAGCAAGCTGTGCGGCATGGTGGGACAGAGCACGAAGATGCGGCAGATCTTCGGGCTCATCCAGCGCATCGCCCCGATGAACGTGTCCGTCATCATCCAGGGCGAGACGGGGACCGGCAAGGAGCTGGTGGCGCGCGCCATCCACGAGCTGTCCGAGCGCAGCAAGGGGCCGATGGTGGTGCTGGACTGCGGCGCCATTCCCCCCAACCTCATCGAGAGCGAGCTGTTCGGCCACGAGAAAGGGGCCTTCACCGGCGCGGTGAGCGGCCGGCCCGGGGCCTTCGAGCGCGCGCACGGAGGCACCATCTTCCTGGACGAGCTGGGGGAGCTGCGCCTGGACTTGCAGCCCAAGCTGCTGCGGGTGCTGGAGAACCGCGAGGTGCGGCGCGTGGGCGGCAACGACGTCATCGGCGTGGACTGCCGCGTCATCGCCGCCACCAACCGGGACCTGCTCAAGGAAGTCGCCTCGGGCAACTTTCGGGAAGACCTGTACTTCCGTCTCTCCGTCATCCACATCCCCCTGCCGCCGCTGCGCCAGCGCAGGGATGACATTCCGCTCATCCTCAAGCGGGCGCTGGCCGAGCCCGAGGTGGTGGAGCGCCATGGCCGCAAGCACTTCTCCTCCGAGGCGATGGGCTTGCTGATGGCCTATGCCTGGCCGGGCAATGTGCGCGAGTTGATGAACGTGCTCTCGCACGTGCTCACCTTCTCGGACGGGGAGGAGCTGTTGCCCGCCCACCTGCCCGCGCGTGTCCGAGGCCAAGCCCGCGAGGGGCCGCTGCCCTTCAACGAGCACCTGGCCTTCAAGGATGCCAAGGAGCAGCTGCTGGAGAACTTCGAGCGTGAGTACATCACCAGCGTGCTTGGCCGCTGTGAGGGCAACCTGTCCCGCGCGGCCCGCGAGAGCGGCCTGCACCGCAAGTCCATCGAGCGGTTGGTGAAAAAGTACCAGCTCGATGCGAAGGGGATGAAGCCGCGTTGA
- a CDS encoding ATP-grasp domain-containing protein, whose amino-acid sequence MPPSKAKKKKVRAPARAEASPRAPAPAARPSRRRAKKTVVLLSRKRSLYSTGRLVEAIKERGHRPLVLDTLRCTMILAKDHPRMMYRGVEIRGVDVVIPRIGASITAYGLAVVTHFEMMGVPVVNEAGSILRSRDKLRCLQYLSRAGLDIPRTVMAHDRSNVRRLVEEVGGLPLIIKLIRGTQGVGVMIAHTLQEVQSIVDTFWDLGQEIVLQEFVAESKGKDVRALVVGNRVVGAMRRQAKKGEFRSNIHRGGEGQPIELSPAYVEAAVTAARITGLGIAGVDMLEGHAGPRLMEINSSPGFEGLEAATGKDIAGAMVDHALTFAEAKQGGERVRQPL is encoded by the coding sequence ATGCCCCCCTCCAAGGCGAAGAAGAAAAAGGTGCGAGCCCCGGCCCGCGCCGAGGCATCCCCCCGTGCCCCGGCGCCCGCGGCTCGTCCCTCGCGACGCCGGGCGAAGAAGACCGTGGTGCTCCTGTCCCGCAAGCGCTCGCTGTATTCCACCGGGCGGCTGGTGGAGGCCATCAAGGAGCGGGGCCACCGGCCGCTGGTGCTCGACACCCTGCGCTGCACCATGATTCTGGCCAAGGACCACCCGCGGATGATGTACCGGGGCGTGGAGATCCGAGGCGTGGACGTGGTGATTCCGCGCATTGGCGCCTCCATCACCGCCTACGGCCTGGCGGTGGTGACGCACTTCGAGATGATGGGGGTTCCGGTGGTGAACGAAGCCGGGTCCATCCTGCGCAGCCGGGACAAGCTGCGGTGTCTGCAATACCTGTCGCGGGCGGGGCTGGACATCCCCCGGACGGTGATGGCGCACGACCGGAGCAACGTGCGCAGGCTGGTGGAGGAGGTGGGGGGACTGCCCCTCATCATCAAGCTCATCCGGGGCACGCAAGGGGTGGGGGTGATGATCGCCCACACCCTGCAAGAGGTGCAGAGCATCGTGGACACCTTCTGGGATTTGGGCCAGGAGATCGTCCTCCAGGAGTTCGTCGCCGAGAGCAAGGGCAAGGACGTGCGCGCCTTGGTGGTGGGCAACCGGGTGGTGGGGGCGATGCGGCGGCAGGCGAAGAAGGGCGAATTCCGCTCCAACATCCACCGGGGCGGCGAGGGCCAACCGATCGAGCTGTCCCCTGCCTACGTGGAGGCCGCGGTGACCGCGGCCCGCATCACCGGCTTGGGCATCGCCGGGGTGGACATGCTGGAGGGGCACGCCGGACCCAGGTTGATGGAGATCAACTCCAGCCCTGGCTTCGAGGGGTTGGAGGCGGCCACGGGCAAGGACATCGCCGGGGCGATGGTGGACCACGCGCTGACCTTCGCCGAGGCCAAGCAGGGAGGCGAGCGGGTTCGGCAGCCTCTCTGA
- a CDS encoding DsbA family oxidoreductase gives MKTLLPKTLQITVYQDVLCAWCYIADMRLETLRHEFGDAVRWRVRPYPLRVQDTLPSERELRGLSEEVKRASHEPEPVARLLSTDLWLGGDPPRSSLPGLAALEAARLQGPQARAFMARAMQRAALEQGVNVSRPDVVFELASRVGLAMNDFSAAFHSEETRRLILDEHRLASSRGVRGVPTVIIGGRWMVCGLREVSEYREHILACMGKMVTPRSGGSSERLVH, from the coding sequence ATGAAGACCCTGCTGCCCAAGACGCTGCAGATTACCGTGTACCAGGATGTGCTGTGCGCCTGGTGCTACATCGCCGACATGCGCCTGGAGACGCTGCGCCACGAGTTTGGTGACGCCGTCCGCTGGCGCGTGCGGCCCTACCCGCTGCGCGTCCAGGACACGCTGCCTTCGGAGCGCGAATTGCGCGGACTGTCCGAGGAGGTGAAGCGCGCGAGCCACGAGCCGGAGCCCGTGGCGCGGCTCCTGTCCACGGACCTGTGGCTGGGAGGAGATCCGCCGCGCTCGAGCCTGCCGGGACTGGCGGCGCTGGAGGCCGCGCGGCTCCAGGGTCCGCAGGCGCGGGCGTTCATGGCGAGGGCCATGCAGCGCGCGGCGCTGGAGCAGGGCGTGAACGTGTCGCGGCCGGACGTGGTGTTCGAGCTGGCCAGCCGCGTGGGGCTGGCGATGAACGACTTCTCCGCGGCGTTCCACTCGGAGGAGACGCGCCGGTTGATCCTCGACGAGCACCGGCTGGCCTCCAGCCGTGGCGTGCGCGGCGTGCCCACCGTCATCATCGGCGGCCGGTGGATGGTCTGCGGGCTGCGCGAGGTGTCCGAGTACCGCGAGCACATCCTGGCCTGCATGGGGAAGATGGTCACCCCGCGCTCGGGCGGCTCGTCCGAGCGGCTGGTGCACTGA
- a CDS encoding carboxypeptidase regulatory-like domain-containing protein yields MITEDAQPVDLDHLLVTVRGQAELFPEAAQRMAAQGQPIPSLEGLSLVIDEPLRVGVNDPAASFGTGDTSEGGAFSISGIPVKDIHTSLAASLEHPGMAPTSTIVFDTAFTGSRPRTDITGAKAWALPLSFQDALTQSVGEAAIGTHTQGQARTLLDAGFILGRVVDAQGRPVAGARVQIEPGTLADRLYYPSEDFTRAGQEATSGNGLFVYVHSGVGAEAFLLAVHGSEAYTWRNAGAMPHRGLVLTLHPGGLAP; encoded by the coding sequence GTGATCACCGAAGATGCCCAGCCGGTGGACCTGGATCACCTCCTCGTCACGGTCCGCGGCCAGGCCGAGCTCTTCCCCGAGGCCGCCCAGCGGATGGCCGCCCAGGGACAGCCCATTCCCTCCCTCGAGGGCCTCTCGCTGGTCATCGATGAGCCCTTGCGCGTGGGGGTGAATGATCCTGCGGCGTCCTTCGGCACGGGAGACACCTCCGAAGGCGGGGCGTTCTCCATCTCCGGCATCCCGGTGAAGGACATCCACACGAGCCTCGCGGCGAGCCTGGAGCACCCAGGCATGGCGCCCACCTCCACCATCGTCTTCGACACGGCCTTCACCGGCTCTCGGCCGCGCACGGACATCACCGGCGCCAAGGCCTGGGCGCTCCCCCTGTCCTTCCAGGACGCCCTCACCCAGTCGGTGGGCGAAGCAGCCATCGGCACGCACACCCAGGGGCAGGCGCGAACCCTCCTGGACGCGGGGTTCATCTTGGGCCGCGTCGTGGATGCGCAGGGGCGGCCCGTCGCGGGGGCCCGCGTCCAAATCGAACCCGGAACGCTGGCCGACCGCCTCTACTACCCCTCCGAGGACTTCACCCGGGCGGGCCAGGAAGCCACCAGCGGCAACGGACTCTTCGTGTATGTGCACTCGGGGGTGGGAGCGGAGGCGTTCCTGCTGGCCGTCCACGGCTCCGAGGCCTACACCTGGCGCAACGCAGGGGCGATGCCGCACAGGGGTTTGGTGCTCACCCTGCACCCCGGTGGCCTGGCTCCCTGA
- a CDS encoding ATP-binding protein, with the protein MSAESSSRDVRIIHGLVWAAALGVALVGTPVLLRHSWAILSTTPGLSVREVHTALGLLFGGLALVLLSPQATGRLRWTLGMCCAGGLFLIGAATLVHHFSGLELPFPPPLFPWQHWAPEALPDASAAGTAFCFMLIGSALLLLGRWTELSARWADLFVIPALITTLLAFNGYFHDALLLLPPHFLQQTGMGLPASAALLLLCVGLLCARPQQGLMVHITQNTLGGFLARRLVPITLLGPPLFGALLKVLDTHGYLDPSMKIPLFATVASVSGVGLVLLSTTALDRIDTERHRASARADRERNLLRTVVDNAPVGILFVDALTQEVQANSAFQSLVGHPLLPGGGQRQFLGHLRHPDGRPVRAEEFPSFRGLEGQAVSPEEYVIVQPDRQFPVLSSAAPVHEDSGHVRGVVVTIQDITARRELERLREEYVGLISHDLRNPLQLITLRASLLQRKLQERALPSEAAMAEALLQNTQQMSGMVEELLESSRLEAKQVELRREPTNILHFLEAVLDRDIAPDARERLRLEVGAPVSQVLMDVHRVERVMVNLLTNALKYSRPATPVVVRLDQTGPSVEISVRDQGAGLSPESAAHLFEKYYRTREGRTSDVMGLGLGLYISRLIIEAHGGAIRAESIQGQGTTFTFTLPRLPACPEQEQRRVS; encoded by the coding sequence ATGTCCGCCGAGTCCAGTTCTCGCGACGTTCGCATCATCCATGGCCTTGTGTGGGCCGCAGCCTTGGGCGTCGCCCTGGTGGGTACACCCGTGCTGTTGCGGCACTCCTGGGCCATCCTGTCCACCACGCCGGGCTTGAGTGTCCGGGAAGTCCACACCGCCTTGGGCCTTCTCTTCGGAGGCCTGGCCCTGGTCCTTCTCTCCCCACAAGCCACCGGCCGGCTCCGCTGGACGCTGGGCATGTGCTGCGCGGGCGGCTTGTTCCTCATCGGCGCCGCCACCCTCGTCCACCACTTCAGCGGCCTGGAACTCCCCTTTCCCCCGCCCCTCTTTCCCTGGCAGCACTGGGCCCCCGAGGCGCTTCCGGACGCATCCGCCGCGGGCACCGCCTTCTGCTTCATGCTCATCGGCAGCGCGCTGCTGCTGCTGGGGCGGTGGACGGAGCTGTCCGCGCGGTGGGCGGATCTCTTCGTCATCCCGGCGCTCATCACCACCCTGCTGGCCTTCAATGGCTACTTCCACGATGCCCTCTTGCTGCTGCCCCCCCACTTCCTCCAGCAGACGGGCATGGGGCTGCCGGCCTCGGCCGCGCTGCTCTTGCTGTGCGTGGGACTGCTGTGCGCCAGGCCCCAGCAGGGGTTGATGGTCCACATCACCCAGAACACCCTCGGGGGATTTCTCGCCCGGCGCCTCGTCCCGATCACCCTGCTGGGCCCCCCCCTGTTTGGCGCCCTGCTCAAGGTGCTCGACACCCATGGGTACCTGGACCCCTCGATGAAGATCCCCCTCTTCGCCACGGTGGCGAGCGTGAGCGGCGTGGGGCTCGTACTCCTGTCCACCACGGCCCTGGATCGCATCGACACCGAGCGCCACCGCGCCAGCGCCCGCGCCGACCGCGAGCGCAACCTGCTGCGCACCGTCGTGGACAATGCCCCCGTGGGCATCCTCTTCGTGGACGCCCTCACCCAGGAGGTTCAGGCCAACTCCGCCTTCCAATCCCTCGTGGGCCACCCGCTGCTGCCGGGTGGCGGCCAGCGGCAGTTTCTCGGGCACCTGCGCCACCCGGATGGCCGGCCCGTGCGTGCCGAGGAGTTCCCCTCGTTCCGGGGCCTGGAGGGCCAGGCGGTCTCCCCCGAGGAGTACGTCATCGTCCAACCGGACCGGCAGTTCCCCGTGCTCTCCTCGGCTGCCCCCGTGCACGAGGACTCCGGCCACGTGCGCGGGGTGGTCGTCACCATCCAGGACATCACCGCCCGGCGCGAGTTGGAGCGTCTGCGCGAGGAGTATGTGGGGCTCATCTCGCACGACCTGCGCAACCCCTTGCAGCTCATCACCCTGCGGGCCAGCCTCCTGCAGCGCAAGCTCCAGGAGAGGGCGCTCCCGTCCGAGGCCGCCATGGCCGAGGCCCTGCTCCAGAACACGCAGCAGATGAGCGGCATGGTCGAGGAGCTGCTCGAAAGCTCCCGTCTGGAGGCCAAGCAGGTGGAGCTGCGCCGCGAGCCCACCAACATCCTCCACTTCCTCGAGGCGGTGCTCGACCGGGACATCGCGCCCGACGCCCGCGAGCGCCTCCGGCTGGAGGTGGGGGCCCCGGTGTCCCAGGTGCTGATGGATGTGCACCGCGTGGAGCGCGTGATGGTGAACCTGCTCACCAACGCCCTCAAGTACAGCCGGCCCGCCACCCCGGTGGTGGTGCGCCTGGATCAAACCGGCCCCTCGGTGGAAATTTCGGTGCGCGATCAGGGCGCGGGCCTGTCCCCCGAGAGCGCCGCGCACCTCTTCGAGAAGTACTACCGCACCCGCGAGGGGAGAACCTCGGACGTCATGGGGCTGGGGCTGGGGCTCTACATCAGCCGGCTCATCATCGAGGCGCACGGGGGCGCCATCCGCGCCGAGAGCATCCAGGGCCAGGGCACCACCTTCACCTTCACCTTGCCCCGGCTGCCCGCGTGTCCAGAGCAGGAGCAGCGCCGGGTCTCCTGA
- a CDS encoding TolB family protein: MLALLGWGCRAGTCGRAASGPGPLSEEERRAIPGVIAFISERADQKDVWLVKPSGEETQLTKSPGEDDFPAAPSPDGKALLVIAARMVNGFHLEQMRLQPLDGGEPVALHPPRARTRNPSWSPDGRWLVAESDARSFSDLVRLEPKAGTQEQPLTQVKEGCFEPAVSPDGREVAFVSSREGDPEIYVMKADGTDERRITAFHQEDREPRWSPDGQWLSFISNREGRERYFLVRPDGTSLRAVSGEATKLDERELAWSPDSKKVVFVERLPEAKSRLWVAAVDGGAPVALTDGRSRDDAPAWSPDGKYLVFVAERQGDVDLWLMRADGSGQTRLTTAKGPDWLPRWFVPR, translated from the coding sequence GTGCTCGCCCTGTTGGGATGGGGTTGCCGCGCGGGCACGTGTGGCCGCGCGGCTTCTGGCCCGGGGCCACTCTCCGAGGAGGAGCGGCGCGCCATTCCGGGCGTCATCGCCTTCATCTCCGAGCGGGCGGACCAGAAGGATGTCTGGCTGGTGAAGCCCTCCGGGGAGGAGACGCAGCTCACGAAGAGCCCCGGGGAGGATGACTTCCCCGCGGCGCCCTCGCCGGATGGCAAGGCGCTGCTGGTCATCGCCGCGCGCATGGTGAATGGGTTCCACCTGGAGCAGATGCGGCTCCAGCCGCTGGACGGCGGGGAGCCGGTGGCGCTCCACCCGCCCCGGGCGCGGACGCGCAACCCGAGCTGGTCGCCGGACGGCCGCTGGCTGGTGGCCGAGTCGGATGCCCGGAGCTTCAGCGATCTGGTGCGCCTGGAGCCGAAGGCGGGCACGCAGGAGCAGCCGCTGACGCAGGTGAAGGAGGGCTGCTTCGAGCCGGCCGTCTCACCGGATGGGCGCGAGGTGGCGTTCGTCTCCAGCCGGGAGGGAGACCCGGAGATCTACGTGATGAAGGCGGACGGCACGGACGAGCGCCGCATCACCGCCTTCCACCAGGAGGACCGGGAGCCGCGCTGGAGCCCGGATGGACAGTGGCTCTCCTTCATCAGCAACCGCGAGGGCCGGGAGCGCTATTTCCTGGTGCGCCCGGATGGGACGTCCCTGCGCGCGGTGTCCGGGGAGGCCACGAAGCTCGACGAGCGCGAGCTGGCGTGGAGCCCGGACAGCAAGAAGGTGGTCTTCGTGGAGCGGCTGCCGGAGGCGAAGAGCCGCCTCTGGGTGGCGGCCGTGGACGGCGGCGCGCCGGTGGCGCTCACGGATGGCCGGAGCCGGGACGATGCGCCCGCGTGGAGCCCGGACGGCAAGTACCTGGTGTTCGTGGCGGAGCGGCAGGGGGACGTGGACCTGTGGCTGATGCGCGCGGATGGCAGCGGGCAGACGCGGTTGACCACGGCGAAGGGCCCCGACTGGTTGCCGCGCTGGTTCGTCCCGCGCTGA
- a CDS encoding N-acetylmuramoyl-L-alanine amidase, translated as MNPMRNPFAAAAAALALAACGPQTPDSPEAAQAPSASAVADAAREAVRPGAPGELDPLFEQAAREFNVPANLLKAVSFTETRWQMWPGLTEFEGMAPAYGVMALRGEQLARGAALAGVSEAQARTDVLANLRAGAALLSAEAEALMVDRASLGDWAPAVARFSGITHTDAQAEYVHHDVFATLRKGVVAQSAEGTVTASIMPTEVQAKFAMPSLRALAAGPDYAEAVWRPSGNYGERPAGTDISMIIIHTCESSYASCWSWLVNPDSGVSAHYVVKEDGSEISQLVSEEKRGWHIGATYDCKLNSNVDCGLTGTSVNHFSVGIEHGGSASQTSFPAGQIEASAKLSCDISRDRTILRDSYHIVAHGKLQPATRTDPGPNWPWASYLSKVQAYCTSDIIVDTNNANNDAAVAKFSASANWTKTSSTSGSYGGDYYYASVQGITDTAVFSFYLPAAATKSIEAWWTAGTNRSASAPFVIFNAAGTKLGTVNVNQQAGGSQWNALGSFSFQAGWNTVQVSRWTSSGTVVIADAIRVR; from the coding sequence ATGAACCCGATGCGCAACCCGTTCGCGGCCGCCGCCGCGGCCCTGGCCCTGGCGGCCTGTGGCCCTCAGACGCCGGACAGCCCGGAGGCCGCGCAGGCCCCGTCCGCCAGCGCCGTCGCTGACGCGGCGCGTGAAGCCGTCCGGCCAGGGGCTCCCGGGGAATTGGACCCGCTGTTCGAGCAGGCCGCCCGCGAGTTCAACGTTCCGGCCAACCTGCTCAAGGCCGTCTCCTTCACCGAGACGCGCTGGCAGATGTGGCCGGGGCTGACCGAGTTCGAGGGGATGGCGCCGGCCTACGGCGTGATGGCGTTGCGCGGCGAGCAACTGGCGCGCGGGGCGGCCCTGGCGGGGGTGTCCGAGGCGCAGGCGCGCACGGACGTGCTGGCCAACCTCCGCGCGGGCGCGGCGCTGCTGTCGGCCGAGGCCGAGGCGCTGATGGTGGACCGGGCGAGCCTGGGGGACTGGGCGCCGGCGGTGGCGCGCTTCAGCGGCATCACCCACACCGATGCGCAGGCCGAGTACGTGCACCACGACGTGTTCGCCACGCTGCGCAAGGGGGTGGTGGCCCAGAGCGCGGAGGGCACGGTGACCGCCTCCATCATGCCCACCGAGGTGCAGGCGAAGTTCGCGATGCCCTCGCTGCGCGCCCTGGCTGCGGGGCCGGACTACGCAGAGGCTGTCTGGCGCCCGTCGGGCAACTACGGCGAGCGGCCCGCTGGCACGGACATCTCGATGATCATCATCCACACGTGCGAGAGCAGCTACGCGAGCTGCTGGAGCTGGCTGGTGAACCCGGACTCGGGGGTCAGCGCGCACTACGTGGTGAAGGAGGATGGCTCGGAGATCTCCCAGCTGGTGTCCGAGGAGAAGCGCGGCTGGCACATCGGGGCCACCTATGACTGCAAGCTCAACAGCAACGTGGACTGCGGCCTGACCGGCACCTCGGTGAACCACTTCTCGGTGGGCATCGAGCACGGCGGCAGCGCCAGCCAGACGAGCTTCCCCGCCGGGCAGATCGAAGCCTCGGCGAAGCTGTCCTGCGACATCTCGCGGGACCGGACCATCCTGCGCGACAGCTACCACATCGTGGCGCACGGCAAGCTCCAGCCTGCCACCCGCACGGATCCGGGCCCGAACTGGCCGTGGGCCTCGTACCTGAGCAAGGTCCAGGCCTACTGCACCAGCGACATCATCGTGGACACCAACAACGCCAACAACGACGCGGCGGTGGCCAAGTTCTCGGCGTCCGCGAACTGGACGAAGACCTCCAGCACGTCCGGCTCCTACGGCGGTGACTATTACTACGCCTCGGTCCAGGGCATCACCGACACGGCGGTCTTCTCGTTCTACCTGCCGGCCGCGGCGACGAAGTCCATCGAGGCGTGGTGGACCGCGGGCACCAACCGCTCCGCCTCGGCGCCCTTTGTCATCTTCAACGCGGCGGGGACGAAGCTGGGCACGGTGAATGTGAACCAGCAGGCCGGTGGCAGCCAGTGGAACGCGCTGGGCAGCTTTAGTTTCCAGGCGGGCTGGAACACGGTGCAGGTCAGCCGCTGGACGTCCAGTGGCACGGTCGTCATCGCGGACGCCATCCGCGTCCGCTAG